The sequence below is a genomic window from Sorangiineae bacterium MSr12523.
CCACGCCTTCTTTGGGCTCCCCCAGAATGCCCGTGATGACCTTTTGTCCTTCCGGGGTCGCAGTTTTTAGCTTCAAACGCGCTTTCTCTCCCGCAAACCGGGCGAAGTCGCGTTCGTCACGGAGCGGCCGCTCCACGCCAGGGGAGCTGACCTCGAGATTGTAACGATGGGGAATCGGATCGGCCACATCGAGCGCCGGGCTCAAATCCCGTGCGATTTGGGCGCAAAGCTCGAGATTGACCGCGGCATCACGCGTGCTGGCATGACTTTCGGCGCTCCCGAGTTTTTCGACGTAGACCCGAAGGACCCAGCCGGCTTGCTCCGTTTTCAGCTCGATATCCACCAGCTCCGCACCGTGTGCGGACACGATCGGCAAAATAACGGCTTTTAACCGTGCTCGGTCGTAGGAAGGTGTGGTGTTCGTGTTCGAGTCCATGCGAAAAAAAACGCGGTGCCCCGGGTTTGGGGTCCGCGCGTGGAAAACCACCAACTGAGGCGCGCGGAAGATAGCGCCCTGAGGCCTCTCATGCAAGAGCGACACGCGTGCCCGCGGTCGCTGCGTTAAAAGTGGGCTCGCCCCCCTGGACGGAAGCACACTGTGTTCCTGATATACTAGGGGTTAACCGCCCGATCCGCCTACGCCCATGGAAAATTCTGACGACCGCTCCTCCTCCCCCATTGTGGGCACGCCGCCCGGCGGCACCCCGGCCGCCAACCGGACGACACGGCACCGGGCGCAAAACGCGCGTGGCCGCATTTTAATCGTCGATGACGAGGCCAACGCCCGCGCGGCGCTGAGCGAAATCCTCCACGAAGAGGGTTACGCCACGGAAACGGCCGCCGACGGCTTCAAGGCCCTGGGCAAGCTGGAAGAATTCGCGCCCGACGTCATCCTGACCGACCTGAAAATGCCCGGGCTCGACGGCATCACCTTCATGGACAAGGCCCGCGCCGCGGCGCCGGGTGCCGTGTTCGTGGTGATGACCGCGTTCGGCACCATTTCCAGCGCCGTCGCGGCCGTCAAAAAGGGCGCGGACAACTACCTGACGAAGCCGCTCGAGTTCGAGTCGCTCAGCGCGATCGTCGAGCGCGCGATGGAAAAAGCGCGGCTTCTGCAGGAAGCGCGTCAGCTCCGCGATCGGCTGCGCGAGCGCAACGCCTTCGGCCTCATCGTCAGCGACGACGCCAAGATGCACGAGATCCTCGAGCTGGTCGCCCAAGTGGGGCCGAGCCGGGCGAGCGTGCTCATCATGGGTGAGAGCGGCACGGGTAAGGAGCTCATCGCCGAATCGATCCACGCCGCCTCGCCGCGCGTGCAGAAACCGTTCGTCCGGCTCAACTGCGCGGCGCTGGCCGAGTCGCTCCTCGAGAGCGAGCTTTTCGGCCACGAGCGTGGCGCATTCACCGGTGCGGTGGGCCGGCGCGATGGCCGGTTCAAGCAGGCCGACGGCGGCACCTTGTTCCTTGACGAGATCGGTGAGATTCCGCTGGGAACGCAGGTGAAGCTCTTGCGCTTCCTTCAGGAGCGCACCTTCGAGCGCGTGGGCGGCAACGAGACCCTCAAGGTCGACGTCCGCGTCATCTGCGCGACGAACCGCGATCTGCAGGAGGAGATCAAAAAGGGCCGCTTCCGCGAAGACCTTTTCTACCGCCTCAACGTGGTGACCATCAATTTGCCGCCGCTGCGCGATCGCCGGAGCGACATCCCGGCGCTGGCCAGCTTTTTTCTGCGCCGCTATGCGGCCGAGAACGGGCGCAACATCGAGGGCATCAGCGACGAGGCACTCGAGCGCCTGGCGAGCTACGCGTGGCCTGGCAACGTGCGCGAGCTGGAAAACGCCGTCGAACGCGCGGTGGTGCTCTGCGAGGGCACGCAGATCGAGGCTCGTCATCTGCCGCCCACGTTGGTGCCGCAAACGCAACGCGAGGGCGCGCCGCCCATCCCGGGTTCCACGATTGCGGATCTGGAGCGCTACGCGATCCTGAAGACGCTCGAGGCTTGCGGTGGCTCCACGTCGAAAGCTGCGATGCTGCTCGGCGTCTCCACGCGCAAGATCCAGTACAAGCTGCACGAGTACGGGACGACGGGCGCACTGGGCTTGCCGAACGCCACGCCCGCCAGCACGCGACGCGAGCGGGACTAGCGCATCTTGGAGGACGTCCCCGTTCTCGCCGTCTCGAAGCTCGCCAAGACGTTTCGCAAGCCGTTCTCGTCGAAGTCCATCGAGGCCGTACGCGGCGTCTCGTTCGAGGTGGAGCGCGGTCAGGTCTATGGCTTTCTCGGGCCGAATGGCGCGGGCAAGAGCACGACCTTGAAGATGATCACGGGCCTCGTCGCCCCCACGTCGGGCAGCGCGTCGCTGTTCGGGGCGCCGTTTTCGCACGACAGCTTGCGAAAGGTCGGCTTCCTCCCGGAGAACCCGTACGTGCACCCGCACCTGTCGCCGCGCGAGTTCGTCACGCTGTGCGCGCGTCTGAGCGACATGCGCGAGCCGGCCGCACGGGTGTCGGAAGCACTGGCGCGCACGGGCGTGGGTGACACGATCGATCGCCCCGCGCGCACGCTGTCCAAGGGCACGCTGCAGCGGGTAGCCCTGGCCGCGGCGCTGGTGCACGAGCCCGAGTTGCTCATTCTGGACGAACCCATGGGCGGACTCGATCCGGCCGGGCGAAAGCACGTGCGCGATCTCGTATTGGAGCAAAAGGCAAAGGGCAACTCCGTGCTGCTCTCGAGCCATGTGCTCAGCGATGTCGAGTTGCTCTGCGATCGCGTGTGCATTCTGCGCTCGGGAAGCGTGGCCTTCGAGGGGCCACTCGCCGGTGTGTTGGATGAAACGTTTCGAACCGAAATAACGTTAATTGAAAATCAGAAGACGGATATCATCATTGCCAATGGTGAAGCCGAGATCGCTGACGTGCTCGAGCGCGCTCTCGCACGCGGCGCGCGGGTGGTGAGCGTGACGCCGAAGCGCGAAACGTTGGAAGAGCTCTTCGTCCGCCGCGCGTTGTGAACACATAACGAGACGGAACGAGTCGGCACAGGCCATCCGTCATTCAACGATGTTCGTTGGACCGAACGAAATTTTGAATTTTTGACGTATTGACGTCGCACATCTCGTTATTCTAAATACCGCAACAAGCAATCCCCTCCATCGAAATACGATTTCGATGGCATGGAGTCTCGAACCCGCAGCGTTGCCCATTGCCGCTGCGAGGGATTTGCACGGATTTGGATTTCATCCACCACAAGCGTCTTCAGGTCGGTAGGTAGCCCTTCCGCCCACGGACGAAGGAAATTTTCCATGTTGAGAGCGCAATTCGTGGTCGCATTGCCATTTTTGCTCATGGCCGCAGCCTGCAGTTCGCAAGGCAGCGATGGACTGCAGGAGCGAAGCGGCAGCGTCAAACAACCGGAGGCCTGGTCTCCGCGCGACAATCCCTCATTGTTCACGTCGAATTTGGAAAAACGCTTATCGAATCTTCCCACGAATGGTGAAGCTGCGAAGATTCCTTGGGCCGGCAGCTATTGGCCCACGTTCAAGGATGGGATCAATTACCGCTGGGATGGACCGAATTCCGATTCGCCGGCAAAGAAGTACGAGTTGGCCTTCGGCCGCTCCGGCGTGGAAAATGCGGTTTCGCGCACATCGGGTGTCGATGCGCATTCGGGGCGCCGCAGCTGCACGAAGAGTTCACAATGCGATTCCAACCAAGGCGAAGCATGCGCAAAGCGAGCCGGCGAGACCCGCGGGCGCTGCATTCCGACATGGTTCGGTATCTGCCACGCCTGGGCGCCGGCCGCGATTCTGGCCCCCGAGCCCCAGCACGACGTGGTCAAAAACGGCGTCACGTTCCACGTGCAGGACATCAAAGCGCTCGCTTCGTTGCTTCACGAAGCGGTAACGACGAAATTCGTGTCGCTGCGTTGCAATTCCGAAGAAGAGGATATGGATCCGGACGAATATGGCCGGCCCCGCTCCGATTGCCGCGATACCAATCCGGGTACTTTGCACATCTTGCTGGCCAATTATTTGGGCATTCGCAAACAGTCGTTCGTCGAAGATCGGACGTATGATTACCAAGTTTGGAATCAGCCTCTGCGTGGCTTCAAAGTACTCTCGACCGAAACGATCTCGAGCCAACAAGCCAATGCGCTCGTGGTGGGCGATTCGGAAAGTGCGCCCTCGGCTTACTTGTTCAATCCGAAAGCCGTCACGTTCGTGCACGTCACCACGGAGGTGACGTACATCACGGAGTCTGGCCCCCACGAGGGCAATCTCTCTTCTCGCATCGACGAATACACCCGAGGGTCACGCTACAGTTACATCCTCGAGCTAGACACCACGGGTGAAATCATCGGAGGGGAATGGGTCGGCCGCAGCAAGAACGACCATCCCGATTTTCTGTGGCTCCCGATTCGGCAGAACGGCGCCACCGTCGCAGATGGAGCGATTTCGGCGGAGGAAGTGAACGAATTGGTCCAGCTCTCGGTCGCGCAGTGATGCGCTAAAGGATCGTGCACGAGCGCGTGCACGTGCACGTGCACGATCACGGGAGACGATCACGATCACGAGGACGAGCACGCGCTTGCGGGTAGTGCCGAGCTTGAGCTTACGCCGGCGCACACCCGTGCCCGTGTTCGTCCCCGTGATCGTGATCGTGATCGTGATCGTGATCGTGATCGTGATCGTGCACGCGCTCGCGCTCGTGCACGTCTTCTAAGCCTTCAACGCGCGCGCCCCACCTCAAAACGAGATCCTTACCCCTACCCCCCCTCCCCCCGGCCCCAGTGCGGGGACCAATGACACTGGGGGCGGGATGGGGCGTCTGCGCACGATGACGGTTTGGGGCTCGAAGCGCGCGTTGGCTTCGACGATGCCCGCGACCGCGGTCACGAGGAAGGCGCTGTATGCGAGGCTGTTGATGAAGCCCCACGTTCGCGCCCGATCGTAGTGCTCGCGGGCGTCGGCGGTTTGCGTCGTTCCGGAGGGATCGTTGTACGCGTCGACGAAGGCGGCTTTCTCGGAATAGTAGAACGGGATGGCCAGCGTTCCGGCTGCCAAGAACAACGTCTCGGCCCCGAAGAAGAACCAACCGAGGGCCTTCGACCCATTTTGGAATTGCCCCGCTCCGAAGGGCACGAACGCCACGATGCGCGAGTGCTTCACCGTGATCTTCTCCTCGCTCGCCATGCGCTCCAAAATGCGCGTGCGCTCGAGTTGCTTCTGCTTGTCCTCTTCCTCGCGGACGCGTCGCTCGGCGTCGCGGCGGGCCATCTCTCGGGCCTGCGCGTTCAAGCGCTCGCGAATGCGGCTGCGGGTGTCGCTGAAGGCGTCCAGAACCGCGGTGGGAAAGCTCAGAGGATCCGGTTCGTACTGCGGATTCTTGAAGAGCACCTGCTCGAACAGCCCCGCCGCCTCCTGCGGACGCCGCTGCGCGATCTTCACCGCTCCCCAGTACATCAGCGCCTGCGTGACCAGATTCGGATCCCGCACGGTGCCGGTTTTCGGCGCCAACATCGCCCGAAAACGGGCATCGGCCTCGTCGTACTGCCGCGCGAGGTACGCGTTGCGGCCTTTTTCGAGGTCCGACTGCTCGTCCGCATGCACCACGGCGCCGGTCGTCAGACAGGCGGCAACCACCATGGCGGAAAAAAGCGGGCGCACGGAACGCATGAAGAGAGGCTCGCGATGTTAGCCCCTTACTCGTCCGTTGCGAGCCCGAACACCACTTCCGACTGCTGTCCGGCCGACAAAGTCACTGGCTCGGTGCGTCCCGAGGGGAGCTCCACGACATGGACGGTGGTCCGCGACACGTTCATCGGCACCCGGCTCTGGATGCCGGCCCGCAGCATGACCGTCGGCTGCTCTTGAATCGTGTAGGATGCATGCGCATCGCCTTGGACGACCAGGGACGCGGGCTTGATGCTGAGGCTCACCTCCAGCTCCTCGTTCCCTTCCCCGGCTGACACCACGCGCTGTTTGGGCTCACACGCGTCGTTCTTGCACGTGAACGTGAGCACGTGCCTCTGCGCGTCCACCGTCACGTGGCCGCCAACCTCGACCTCCGCCGGCGCCTCCCCGTCCACGGCCACACGGATGCCGAACTGCGGCATGAAGCTACGAAATACGATGTCGCGCGTCGCCACCTTGGTCGCGCTCGAACGTGACGGCGCCGGGGGATTCGCCACCGGCAGCCTTCCGGAAATCCGCACCGCTGAGGACGAAGGCGCCGAAGCAGGATCCGGCGCGATCGCCGATGGCGACGGCGTCTCCGGAAGCGCGATCGCGGAAGCCGAGGGCGCCGGCACTTCGTCCACCACCACCACGGGCGCGCGGTAAGCCCGCACCGCGAAGAACGCGATGGCACCGCACGCAACGGCACAGAGCACCACCGGCGCGAGGCGCTTCATCAAGCGCCGTCGCTCCTCCGAGCGATGCATCGTGGCCACGATGCGGAGAAGCGCCTGATCCTCCGGCGCATAGGCCAGCGCGCGGTTGTAGTCCGCCGCTGCCGCGATGGCGTCGCCCCGCTGGCGCGCTTCCTTCGCCAGGGTGCACAAGCGCGGGATGATCGCCGCCTGGTGCTTCGCACGGTAGCCCTCGGGATCGGCCATCCATGCATCGAGGTCGCCGGACGCGCTCGTCACGTTCAAGCGGCGCAATTCGTCGCCCAGCGCCTCGCGCATCTGGTTGGCATCCGCGAAGCGCCCTTCCACGGTTCGATGCAGCGCGCGATCGAGGAGCACGCTCCAATTTTTCCCCACCGTGGCACGTTCGTGCTCGGCGCTCGGGTAGATGCCCTCGAGCACACGACGGAGCACCTGCGCGGGGTTGCTGCCTTCGAAGGGCAGATGCCCCACGAGGCATTCGTAGAGCAAGACGCCCGTGCCGAACACGTCGGCCCGTGCATCGACCTCGCCGCCCTCGATCTGCTCCGGGGCCATGTGCGCGGGGCTGCCGAGCACCTGCCCCGTCGACGTCACGCCCTGGCTGTCGAGCAGCTTGGCGATGCCGAAGTCGGTCAACTTGACCTTCACGCCCTCGTCGGAAAACTCGATGATGACGTTCTCCGGTTTGATGTCGCGATGGATGACGCCGGCGCCGTGCGCGTGCGAAAGCGCGGCGAGCAGTTCCTGCGCGATCTGCGCGCCCACCTCGGGCGGTAGCGCGCCGTGCGCCTCGAGGAGCTTGCGCAGGGAGCGCCCGCGCACGAGCTCGTTGACGAGGTACTGCTCCTCCTCGTCGGGCGAGGAGACGTCGTACACCTCGACGATGTTCGGGTGGCGCAGCTTGGCGACGGCCTTCGCCTCGACGAAGAACCGGTGCGCAATTTCGACCGAGTCCCGGAGGTGCCGGTGAATGACTTTAATCGCGACGTCACGACAGAGACGGGGATCGTGTGCACGGTAGACGGTGGCCATGCCGCCATGGCCGATCTCCTCGATCACCTCGTACTTGGTGATGTTGGGCATCCGCGCACGCTGCGTGGCCTTCGTTGCCGGGCCCGTTACCGCCATCGCACTCGAGTCTAGCTCATTATCCCTTCAAACCGAGTCGTTTCAGGCGACTTCGCAGGGTGCTTTCGCTCAGCCCGAGCGAACGCGCCGCCCGCGACTGGTTGCCCTCGGCGCGTGCCAAGATCTGCACCAAAATTTCACGCTCGATATCGTCGAAGGTCGTTCCCGTCTCGGGCACTCTGAGCACGATGGTGTCGGCATCTCGGCCCATTCCCGCCCCGATGGCGGGCGCCGACGGGAGAGCCGCCGGCAGGTTTCGCAACGAACCAAGGTTCCGCACGCTGACGGGTCCCGTGCCAAGGCGGGATCCGCTTTCCGTCGAGCCCCACGGCGACGTAGCTGGCACCTGAGTTGGCAGCCCGAGCTCGTCCGCCTCCACCTCTTCTCCCGCGTGGTAGATGGCGATGCGCTCCATCAAGTTGGACAGCTCGCGCACATTCCCTGGCCACGTATGGCGCTCCAGGACGGCCCACGCGGCGTCGGTCAGCCGTGGCAGCATGCGTCCCATGCGCCGCGCGGCTGCCTCGAGCATCGGCGCCCCCAAGCCGCGCACGTCCTCCGGCCGCTCGCGCAGCGGCGGAATGTAAATCGGCGCCACCGCGAGCCGATAATAAAGGTCGAGCCGGAAGAGGCCCTCCTTTGCATCCGCCAACAAGTCGCGATTCGTCGCCGCCACGATGCGCACGTCGATGGGGCGCGGTTCGGTTGCGCCCACCGGCCAGATTTCGCGCGACTCCAGGGCACGCACGAGCATCGCTTGCAGCGCCAACGGCGCCTCGGCAATTTCATCCAAGAAGAGCGTGCCGCCGTCGGCGAGCTCGAACAAACCGCGCCGGGGCGTCGCCGTCGGTGGCAGCGATCCCGGCGAACCCGGAACGCGCGCATGGCCGAATAGCTCGCTGGCCATGAGCTCCTGGGGAAGCGCGGCCAGGTTCTGCGCGACGAAGCGAGCCCGCTTGCGTGCACTGCGCTCGTGAATGGCGGAGGCGACCAGCTCCTTGCCGACGCCGGTCTCGCCGTACAGCAGAACGCTCGCTTCGGTTCCGGCAACGGCGACGACCTGCTCGAACACCTTCGCCATCGGCGGCGACGTCACGTGAAGACGCGGGCGCGGCGGCACCGCACGTGCGACCGACTCGAGGTCGTCCTTGAGGCGCGCGTTCGCCGAGGTGAGCTCCTCCACCAGGCGCCGGTTCTCCAATTCGAGCTGACGCTGCTCGACCGCGCGCAGGATCGTCAGCCTCAACTGCTCCGCGTCCCACGGCTTCTGCACGTACGCGAACACGTGGCCGAGGTTGACCGCCGCCGCGAGATCGTCGTGATCGCTGTAGCCGGTGAGAAGGATCCGCTGCGTGTCGCGGAACTGCTCGTACGCACGCGCGAGAAGCTCCGAGCCTCGCATTGGCTCCATGCGCATGTCGGTGACGAGCACGTCGAAGGCCTCATGCGACATCGCCGTGAGCGCCTGCTCGCCATCGGCAACGCATGTGACGTCGAACTCGCCCGCGAAGACGATGTTGAAGACGTCA
It includes:
- a CDS encoding ribosome maturation factor RimP, with amino-acid sequence MSAHGAELVDIELKTEQAGWVLRVYVEKLGSAESHASTRDAAVNLELCAQIARDLSPALDVADPIPHRYNLEVSSPGVERPLRDERDFARFAGEKARLKLKTATPEGQKVITGILGEPKEGVVTVQDGGRTHEVSLENIAAARLVFEFGPAPKPGSAKGGAKSSKPGKPGKHPSR
- a CDS encoding sigma-54 dependent transcriptional regulator; protein product: MENSDDRSSSPIVGTPPGGTPAANRTTRHRAQNARGRILIVDDEANARAALSEILHEEGYATETAADGFKALGKLEEFAPDVILTDLKMPGLDGITFMDKARAAAPGAVFVVMTAFGTISSAVAAVKKGADNYLTKPLEFESLSAIVERAMEKARLLQEARQLRDRLRERNAFGLIVSDDAKMHEILELVAQVGPSRASVLIMGESGTGKELIAESIHAASPRVQKPFVRLNCAALAESLLESELFGHERGAFTGAVGRRDGRFKQADGGTLFLDEIGEIPLGTQVKLLRFLQERTFERVGGNETLKVDVRVICATNRDLQEEIKKGRFREDLFYRLNVVTINLPPLRDRRSDIPALASFFLRRYAAENGRNIEGISDEALERLASYAWPGNVRELENAVERAVVLCEGTQIEARHLPPTLVPQTQREGAPPIPGSTIADLERYAILKTLEACGGSTSKAAMLLGVSTRKIQYKLHEYGTTGALGLPNATPASTRRERD
- a CDS encoding ABC transporter ATP-binding protein — its product is MEDVPVLAVSKLAKTFRKPFSSKSIEAVRGVSFEVERGQVYGFLGPNGAGKSTTLKMITGLVAPTSGSASLFGAPFSHDSLRKVGFLPENPYVHPHLSPREFVTLCARLSDMREPAARVSEALARTGVGDTIDRPARTLSKGTLQRVALAAALVHEPELLILDEPMGGLDPAGRKHVRDLVLEQKAKGNSVLLSSHVLSDVELLCDRVCILRSGSVAFEGPLAGVLDETFRTEITLIENQKTDIIIANGEAEIADVLERALARGARVVSVTPKRETLEELFVRRAL
- a CDS encoding serine/threonine protein kinase; its protein translation is MAVTGPATKATQRARMPNITKYEVIEEIGHGGMATVYRAHDPRLCRDVAIKVIHRHLRDSVEIAHRFFVEAKAVAKLRHPNIVEVYDVSSPDEEEQYLVNELVRGRSLRKLLEAHGALPPEVGAQIAQELLAALSHAHGAGVIHRDIKPENVIIEFSDEGVKVKLTDFGIAKLLDSQGVTSTGQVLGSPAHMAPEQIEGGEVDARADVFGTGVLLYECLVGHLPFEGSNPAQVLRRVLEGIYPSAEHERATVGKNWSVLLDRALHRTVEGRFADANQMREALGDELRRLNVTSASGDLDAWMADPEGYRAKHQAAIIPRLCTLAKEARQRGDAIAAAADYNRALAYAPEDQALLRIVATMHRSEERRRLMKRLAPVVLCAVACGAIAFFAVRAYRAPVVVVDEVPAPSASAIALPETPSPSAIAPDPASAPSSSAVRISGRLPVANPPAPSRSSATKVATRDIVFRSFMPQFGIRVAVDGEAPAEVEVGGHVTVDAQRHVLTFTCKNDACEPKQRVVSAGEGNEELEVSLSIKPASLVVQGDAHASYTIQEQPTVMLRAGIQSRVPMNVSRTTVHVVELPSGRTEPVTLSAGQQSEVVFGLATDE
- a CDS encoding sigma-54 dependent transcriptional regulator, coding for MTASKSGQGGGQVNKAKVLYADDEDDVRDVFNIVFAGEFDVTCVADGEQALTAMSHEAFDVLVTDMRMEPMRGSELLARAYEQFRDTQRILLTGYSDHDDLAAAVNLGHVFAYVQKPWDAEQLRLTILRAVEQRQLELENRRLVEELTSANARLKDDLESVARAVPPRPRLHVTSPPMAKVFEQVVAVAGTEASVLLYGETGVGKELVASAIHERSARKRARFVAQNLAALPQELMASELFGHARVPGSPGSLPPTATPRRGLFELADGGTLFLDEIAEAPLALQAMLVRALESREIWPVGATEPRPIDVRIVAATNRDLLADAKEGLFRLDLYYRLAVAPIYIPPLRERPEDVRGLGAPMLEAAARRMGRMLPRLTDAAWAVLERHTWPGNVRELSNLMERIAIYHAGEEVEADELGLPTQVPATSPWGSTESGSRLGTGPVSVRNLGSLRNLPAALPSAPAIGAGMGRDADTIVLRVPETGTTFDDIEREILVQILARAEGNQSRAARSLGLSESTLRSRLKRLGLKG